The proteins below come from a single Fusobacterium nucleatum genomic window:
- the pepV gene encoding dipeptidase PepV, whose product MDLKEKVLEYKDEVVKEIQNAVRVKSVKEASLPGMPFGEGPAKALDHFIDLAKKLGFKAEKFNNYAMHIDMGEGKETLGILAHVDVVPEGDNWTYPPYSGTIADGKIFGRGTLDDKGPAIISLFAMKAIADSGVKLNKKIRMILGADEESGSACLKYYFGELKMPYPDIAFTPDSSFPVTYAEKGSVRAKIKKKFNTLQDVVIKGGNAFNSVPNEANGVIPVDMLGEVRNKNKVEFIREGNVYKVFSAGIPAHGAHPEKGYNAVSALFEVLQDFGVKNEELKGLVTFFDKFVKMETDGKSFGVKCTDGETGDLTLNLGKINLENNELEIWIDMRVPVKIKNEQIIETIKKNTEDYGYEFLLHSNTQPLYVAKDSFLVSTLMNIYKELTGDNNAEPVAIGGGTYAKYAKNAVAFGALLPDQEDRMHQRDEYLEISKIDKLLQIYVEAIYRLAK is encoded by the coding sequence ATGGATTTAAAAGAAAAAGTATTAGAATACAAAGATGAAGTTGTAAAAGAAATTCAAAATGCAGTTAGAGTAAAAAGTGTTAAAGAAGCATCATTACCTGGAATGCCTTTTGGAGAAGGACCTGCAAAAGCACTTGATCATTTTATAGATTTAGCTAAAAAATTAGGTTTTAAAGCAGAAAAATTTAATAACTATGCAATGCACATAGATATGGGAGAAGGAAAAGAAACATTAGGGATACTTGCTCATGTTGATGTGGTACCAGAAGGGGATAATTGGACTTATCCTCCATATTCAGGAACAATAGCAGATGGAAAAATCTTTGGTAGAGGAACATTAGATGATAAAGGACCTGCTATAATTTCATTATTTGCCATGAAAGCAATAGCAGATTCAGGGGTAAAATTAAATAAAAAAATTAGAATGATATTAGGAGCAGATGAAGAAAGTGGAAGTGCTTGTTTAAAATATTATTTTGGAGAATTAAAAATGCCTTATCCTGATATAGCCTTTACGCCAGATTCAAGTTTCCCAGTAACTTATGCAGAAAAAGGAAGTGTAAGAGCTAAAATAAAGAAAAAATTTAATACTTTGCAAGATGTAGTAATAAAAGGTGGAAATGCTTTTAACTCTGTTCCAAATGAAGCCAATGGAGTAATTCCTGTTGATATGCTTGGAGAAGTTAGAAACAAAAATAAAGTTGAATTTATAAGAGAAGGAAATGTATATAAGGTATTTTCAGCAGGTATTCCAGCACATGGAGCTCATCCTGAAAAAGGGTATAATGCGGTATCAGCATTATTTGAAGTTTTGCAAGATTTTGGAGTTAAAAATGAAGAATTAAAAGGTTTAGTTACATTCTTTGATAAATTTGTAAAGATGGAAACTGATGGTAAATCTTTTGGTGTTAAATGCACAGATGGAGAAACAGGGGATTTAACTTTAAATTTAGGAAAAATAAATTTAGAAAACAATGAACTTGAAATCTGGATAGATATGAGAGTACCTGTTAAAATTAAAAATGAACAAATAATAGAAACTATTAAGAAAAATACAGAAGACTATGGTTATGAATTTTTATTACATTCAAATACTCAGCCTTTATATGTTGCAAAGGATAGTTTCTTAGTTTCAACTTTAATGAATATCTATAAAGAATTAACAGGAGATAATAATGCAGAGCCAGTAGCAATAGGTGGAGGGACTTATGCTAAGTATGCTAAAAATGCTGTTGCTTTTGGTGCTTTACTTCCAGATCAAGAAGACAGAATGCACCAAAGAGATGAGTATTTAGAAATATCAAAAATAGATAAACTTCTTCAAATATATGTAGAAGCAATTTATAGATTAGCAAAATAG